A DNA window from Coffea arabica cultivar ET-39 chromosome 6c, Coffea Arabica ET-39 HiFi, whole genome shotgun sequence contains the following coding sequences:
- the LOC140003825 gene encoding protein SHOOT GRAVITROPISM 6-like isoform X7 has product MVGLITRAQLKMALPRLVPTILDMYKKDQESALVATCTLHNLLNASLLSESGPPLLDFEDITVILSTLLPVVCISNDSKELSDFSVGLKTYNEVQHCFLAVGLMYPEDLFMFLLNKCRLKEEPLTFGALCVLKHLLPRLSEAWHGKRPSLVEAVKLLLDEHSLGARKALAELIVVMASHCYLIGQPGELFVEFLVRNCSIEDAVNPKEVVRRSGTHYAFPYKKLEVKAGAFSPTELRAICEKGLLLITITIPEMELVLWPFLLKMIIPRVYTDAVATVCRCISEFCRRRSSQSNSMLSECNARTDIPHPEELFARLLVLLHNPLAREQLATQILTVLYHLAPLFPKNVSLFWQDEIPKMKAYVGDTDDLKEDPFYQETWDDMIINFLAESLDVIQDIDWVISLGNAFAKQYELYTSEDEHSALLHRCLGILLQKVHDRTYVCAKIDLMYKQANISFPKNRLGLAKAMGLVAASHLDTVLEKLKDILDNVGQSFFQRILSFFSDRAKMEESDDIHAALALMYGYAAKYAPTTVIEARIDALVGTNMLSRLLHVRHPTAKQAVITAINLLGQAVYSASQCGASFPLKRRDQLLDYILTLMGRDGEDDFFDSTRELLCTQSLALSACTTLVSVEPKLTTETRNLVLKATLGFFGLPNDPSDVVNPLIDNLITLLCTILVTGGEDGRSRAEQLLHILRQLDPYVSSAVEYQRERGCRAAHEMLHKFRTLCISGYCAFGCRGSCTHGKHVDAVVHRNYSNLPSAFVLPSRDALSLGERIMVYLPRCADTVPEVRKLSAQILDLFFSISLSLPRPVNSNLGLDLELSYSALTSLEDVIAILRSDASIDPSEVFNRVVCSVSILLTKDELAAALHGCSTAICDKVKQSAESGIQAVVEFITKRGNELNETDISRTTQSLLSATVHVSEKYLREETLCAISALSENTSSGIVFNEVLAAAGRDITTKDVSRLRGGWPIQDAFYAFSQHVVLSYTFLEHVIAIVNQTPLLKGDLGRGETPSHSGDTQLEDVLQAAVVALTAFFRGGGKIGRKAVEQNYASVLATLVLHFGSCHGLASFGQHEPLHSMLIAFHAFCDCVGDLEMGKILTRDGKHTENEKWINVVGDLACCISIKRPKEIPSICLIVSKSLERFERFHREAAAAALSEFLQYSDGFGSLLEQMVELLSRHVSDDSPTVRRLCLRGLVQMPSIHILQYTTQILGVILALLDDPEESVQLTAVSCLLMVLESSSKDAVEPILLNLSVRLRNLQICMNTNIRRNAFVAFGALSGYAVGSHHEAFLEQVHAVFPRLVLHLHDDDLGVRQACRTTFRSIAPLMEIEGVVALSNTNWFGSDHRSDYEDFLRDLAKQLSQHLDSRIDSYMVSIIQAFDAPWPVVQANAVYLCSSMLALSEDQCISPLYCNQVLGMLISKMSRSADAIVRATCSSALSLLLKSVNLASWKAVRLE; this is encoded by the exons ACTTATAATGAAGTTCAGCATTGTTTTTTAGCAGTGGGGTTGATGTATCCTGAGGATTTATTCATGTTCCTACTCAAT AAATGCAGGTTGAAAGAAGAACCTTTGACTTTTGGTGCACTGTGTGTCCTAAAGCATCTCTTGCCgag GTTATCTGAAGCTTGGCATGGTAAAAGGCCTTCACTGGTTGAAGCTGTTAAGCTGTTATTGGATGAGCATAGTCTGGGTGCCCGTAAAGCGCTTGCAGAG TTAATTGTTGTTATGGCTTCTCATTGTTACTTGATTGGACAACCGGGAGAGCtatttgttgaatttttggTACGGAATTGTTCAATTGAAGATGCTGTGAATCCTAAGGAAGTTGTTAGACGAAGTGGCACTCATTATGCTTTTCCATACAAGAAGTTAGAG GTGAAAGCTGGAGCTTTTAGTCCCACTGAGTTACGGGCAATCTGTGAAAAGGGTCTTCTTCTGATCACCATTACTATTCCCGAGATGGAG CTTGTTCTCTGGCCATTTTTGCTGAAGATGATTATACCACGAGTCTACACAGATGCAGTTGCCACG GTTTGCAGATGCATCTCAGAATTTTGCAGACGTAGATCTTCTCAGAGTAATAGTATGCTATCTGAGTGTAATGCTCGAACTGATATTCCGCATCCTGAG GAGCTTTTTGCCCGTCTATTGGTGCTTCTACACAATCCTTTAGCAAGGGAGCAGCTGGCAACTCAAATCTTGACG GTCCTGTATCATTTGGCTCCTCTCTTTCCAAAGAATGTTAGCTTGTTTTGGCAAGATGAG ATTCCGAAAATGAAAGCATATGTGGGTGATACAGATGATCTGAAGGAAGACCCATTCTATCAAGAGACCTGGGATGACATGATTATCAAC TTTCTTGCAGAATCTTTGGATGTAATTCAAGACATTGATTGGGTAATTTCTCTGGGAAATGCTTTTGCTAAACAATATGAACTTTATACATCTGAGGATGAACACTCTGCCCTGCTTCATAG GTGTCTGGGCATTTTGCTGCAAAAAGTTCATGACAGAACGTATGTTTGTGCTAAGATTGATTTGATGTACAAGCAAGCTAATATTTCTTTCCCAAAGAATAGACTTGGTTTGGCAAAGGCCATGGGATTG GTTGCAGCATCACACTTGGATACCGTCTTGGAAAAGCTCAAAGACATTCTTGATAATGTTGGCCAAAGTTTCTTTCAAAG GATCCTGTCATTTTTCTCTGACAGAGCTAAAATGGAAGAGTCAGATGATATACATGCTGCTTTGGCACTAATGTATGGCTATGCTGCAAAATATGCACCAACAACAGTTATTGAAGCAAGAATTGATGCGCTAGTG GGGACTAATATGCTTTCACGTCTTCTCCATGTACGCCATCCGACTGCAAAACAGGCTGTTATTACTGCTATTAATTTACTGG GTCAGGCTGTCTACAGTGCTTCTCAATGTGGTGCATCCTTTCCACTGAAAAGAAGAGACCAATTACTTGACTATATATTAACTCTGATGGGCCGAGATGGTGaagatgatttttttgattCTACTCGTGAACTTTTATGTACTCAG TCTCTTGCTTTAAGTGCTTGTACTACGCTGGTTTCAGTGGAGCCAAAGCTCACAACTGAAACAAGAAATCTTGTTTTGAAG GCCACCCTAGGATTTTTTGGTTTACCAAATGATCCTTCTGATGTTGTCAACCCCCTAATTGACAATCTTATTACTCTCTTGTGTACGATTCTTGTTACGGG TGGAGAGGATGGAAGAAGTCGAGCAGAGCAGCTCTTGCATATTTTGAGACAACTTGATCCCTATGTTTCCTCGGCAGTGGAATATCAGAGGGAAAGAGGATGTCGTGCTGCTCATGAGATGCTTCACAAGTTTCGGACACTATGTATTAGTGGATATTGTGCATTTGGCTGCCGAGGAAGTTGCACACATGGCAAGCATGTTGATGCTGTTGTACACCGGAATTATTCTAATTTACCTT CTGCTTTTGTGCTGCCAAGTCGTGATGCACTGTCTTTAGGGGAGAGAATCATGGTTTATCTTCCTCGTTGTGCGGATACAGTTCCTGAAGTTAGAAAGCTTTCTGCACAG ATTCTTGATCTGTTTTTCAGTATATCTCTGTCTCTGCCGAGGCCTGTGAATTCCAATTTGGGGTTGGATTTAGAACTGTCTTATAGTGCTTTGACGTCACTTGAGGATGTTATAGCTATCCTAAGAAGT GATGCTTCTATTGATCCTTCGGAAGTATTCAACCGGGTTGTTTGCTCTGTTAGCATCTTGTTGACTAAAGATGAG CTTGCTGCTGCCTTGCATGGTTGCTCGACAGCCATATGTGACAAGGTGAAGCAATCTGCAGAGAGTGGAATCCAAGCTGTAGTTGAGTTTATCACCAAGAGGGGGAATGAGTTGAATGAGACTGATATCTCAAG GACAACACAATCTTTGCTCTCAGCTACAGTGCATGTGTCCGAGAAGTATCTGCGCGAGGAAACTCTTTGTGCT ATCTCGGCTCTTTCTGAGAACACCAGCTCAGGCATTGTGTTCAATGAAGTATTAGCAGCTGCAGGAAGGGATATAACCACCAAAGATGTATCCAGACTACGTGGTGGCTGGCCAATACAGGATGCATTTTAT gcattttcccagcatgttGTACTGTCATATACATTCCTGGAGCATGTGATAGCTATTGTGAATCAGACCCCTCTTCTTAAAGGTGATCTGGGTAGAGGAGAAACTCCCAGTCATTCTGGTGATACTCAGCTGGAGGATGTTTTACAGGCAGCTGTTGTCGCTCTGACGGCGTTCTTCAG AGGAGGTGGTAAAATTGGAAGGAAGGCTGTTGAGCAGAATTATGCTTCAGTCCTTGCGACTCTGGTGCTCCATTTTGGAAGTTGCCATGGCTTAGCCAGTTTTGGTCAACATGAACCACTGCA TTCAATGCTGATAGCGTTTCATGCATTCTGTGATTGTGTTGGTGATCTGGAGATGGGCAAG ATTCTTACTAGGGATGGAAAACATACTGAAAACGAGAAGTGGATAAATGTCGTTGGAGATCTTGCTTGCTGCATTTCCATAAAAAGACCAAAAGAG ATACCATCAATATGTTTGATTGTGAGCAAATCTCTAGAAAGATTTGAAAGATTTCACAGGGAAGCAGCCGCTGCAGCATTGTCAGAGTTTTTGCAGTATAG TGATGGCTTTGGTTCTCTATTAGAGCAGATGGTCGAATTATTATCGCGGCATGTATCAGATGATTCTCCAACTGTTAGGCGCCTCTGTTTAAGAGGGCTTGTTCAG ATGCCATCTATCCACATACTTCAATACACCACTCAAATTCTGGGGGTAATATTGGCTTTACTAGATGACCCGGAGGAATCTGTTCAATTAACTGCAGTGTCATGCTTGCTAATG GTCCTTGAGTCATCTTCTAAAGATGCTGTGGAGCCCATTCTTCTCAACCTTTCAGTTCGACTCCGTAATCTTCAA ATATGCATGAACACAAACATCCGTAGAAACGCATTTGTTGCTTTTGGAGCCCTAAGTGGCTATGCAGTTGGGTCACATCATGAGGCATTTCTTGAACAG GTACACGCTGTCTTCCCGCGTTTGGTTTTGCATCTTCATGATGACGATCTAGGTGTCAGACAGGCCTGCCGG acCACATTCAGGTCTATTGCTCCTCTAATGGAAATTGAGGGAGTTGTTGCCCTTTCCAATACAAATTGGTTTGGTTCTGATCACAG AAGTGACTACGAAGACTTTTTGAGAGATCTTGCCAAACAACTTAGTCAACATTTGGATTCACGTATAGATAGTTATATGGTATCAATAATACAG GCTTTTGATGCTCCATGGCCTGTGGTCCAGGCGAATGCTGTCTATCTGTGTAGCAGCATGCTTGCTCTCTCTGAGGATCAATGTATATCACCTCTCTATTGTAACCAG GTGCTTGGAATGTTGATCAGCAAGATGAGTCGGTCAGCAGATGCAATTGTTAGAGCGACTTGCTCTTCGGCCTTGAGTTTGTTACTCAAATCAGTTAACTTAGCCTCTTGGAAAGCCGTTCGGCTTGAATGA
- the LOC140003825 gene encoding protein SHOOT GRAVITROPISM 6-like isoform X6, which translates to MVGLITRAQLKMALPRLVPTILDMYKKDQESALVATCTLHNLLNASLLSESGPPLLDFEDITVILSTLLPVVCISNDSKELSDFSVGLKTYNEVQHCFLAVGLMYPEDLFMFLLNKCRLKEEPLTFGALCVLKHLLPRLSEAWHGKRPSLVEAVKLLLDEHSLGARKALAELIVVMASHCYLIGQPGELFVEFLVRNCSIEDAVNPKEVVRRSGTHYAFPYKKLEVKAGAFSPTELRAICEKGLLLITITIPEMELVLWPFLLKMIIPRVYTDAVATVCRCISEFCRRRSSQSNSMLSECNARTDIPHPEELFARLLVLLHNPLAREQLATQILTVLYHLAPLFPKNVSLFWQDEIPKMKAYVGDTDDLKEDPFYQETWDDMIINFLAESLDVIQDIDWVISLGNAFAKQYELYTSEDEHSALLHRCLGILLQKVHDRTYVCAKIDLMYKQANISFPKNRLGLAKAMGLVAASHLDTVLEKLKDILDNVGQSFFQRILSFFSDRAKMEESDDIHAALALMYGYAAKYAPTTVIEARIDALVGTNMLSRLLHVRHPTAKQAVITAINLLGQAVYSASQCGASFPLKRRDQLLDYILTLMGRDGEDDFFDSTRELLCTQSLALSACTTLVSVEPKLTTETRNLVLKATLGFFGLPNDPSDVVNPLIDNLITLLCTILVTGGEDGRSRAEQLLHILRQLDPYVSSAVEYQRERGCRAAHEMLHKFRTLCISGYCAFGCRGSCTHGKHVDAVVHRNYSNLPSAFVLPSRDALSLGERIMVYLPRCADTVPEVRKLSAQILDLFFSISLSLPRPVNSNLGLDLELSYSALTSLEDVIAILRSDASIDPSEVFNRVVCSVSILLTKDENLSSLRATPNKILQLAAALHGCSTAICDKVKQSAESGIQAVVEFITKRGNELNETDISRTTQSLLSATVHVSEKYLREETLCAISALSENTSSGIVFNEVLAAAGRDITTKDVSRLRGGWPIQDAFYAFSQHVVLSYTFLEHVIAIVNQTPLLKGDLGRGETPSHSGDTQLEDVLQAAVVALTAFFRGGGKIGRKAVEQNYASVLATLVLHFGSCHGLASFGQHEPLHSMLIAFHAFCDCVGDLEMGKILTRDGKHTENEKWINVVGDLACCISIKRPKEIPSICLIVSKSLERFERFHREAAAAALSEFLQYSDGFGSLLEQMVELLSRHVSDDSPTVRRLCLRGLVQMPSIHILQYTTQILGVILALLDDPEESVQLTAVSCLLMVLESSSKDAVEPILLNLSVRLRNLQICMNTNIRRNAFVAFGALSGYAVGSHHEAFLEQVHAVFPRLVLHLHDDDLGVRQACRTTFRSIAPLMEIEGVVALSNTNWFGSDHRSDYEDFLRDLAKQLSQHLDSRIDSYMVSIIQAFDAPWPVVQANAVYLCSSMLALSEDQCISPLYCNQVLGMLISKMSRSADAIVRATCSSALSLLLKSVNLASWKAVRLE; encoded by the exons ACTTATAATGAAGTTCAGCATTGTTTTTTAGCAGTGGGGTTGATGTATCCTGAGGATTTATTCATGTTCCTACTCAAT AAATGCAGGTTGAAAGAAGAACCTTTGACTTTTGGTGCACTGTGTGTCCTAAAGCATCTCTTGCCgag GTTATCTGAAGCTTGGCATGGTAAAAGGCCTTCACTGGTTGAAGCTGTTAAGCTGTTATTGGATGAGCATAGTCTGGGTGCCCGTAAAGCGCTTGCAGAG TTAATTGTTGTTATGGCTTCTCATTGTTACTTGATTGGACAACCGGGAGAGCtatttgttgaatttttggTACGGAATTGTTCAATTGAAGATGCTGTGAATCCTAAGGAAGTTGTTAGACGAAGTGGCACTCATTATGCTTTTCCATACAAGAAGTTAGAG GTGAAAGCTGGAGCTTTTAGTCCCACTGAGTTACGGGCAATCTGTGAAAAGGGTCTTCTTCTGATCACCATTACTATTCCCGAGATGGAG CTTGTTCTCTGGCCATTTTTGCTGAAGATGATTATACCACGAGTCTACACAGATGCAGTTGCCACG GTTTGCAGATGCATCTCAGAATTTTGCAGACGTAGATCTTCTCAGAGTAATAGTATGCTATCTGAGTGTAATGCTCGAACTGATATTCCGCATCCTGAG GAGCTTTTTGCCCGTCTATTGGTGCTTCTACACAATCCTTTAGCAAGGGAGCAGCTGGCAACTCAAATCTTGACG GTCCTGTATCATTTGGCTCCTCTCTTTCCAAAGAATGTTAGCTTGTTTTGGCAAGATGAG ATTCCGAAAATGAAAGCATATGTGGGTGATACAGATGATCTGAAGGAAGACCCATTCTATCAAGAGACCTGGGATGACATGATTATCAAC TTTCTTGCAGAATCTTTGGATGTAATTCAAGACATTGATTGGGTAATTTCTCTGGGAAATGCTTTTGCTAAACAATATGAACTTTATACATCTGAGGATGAACACTCTGCCCTGCTTCATAG GTGTCTGGGCATTTTGCTGCAAAAAGTTCATGACAGAACGTATGTTTGTGCTAAGATTGATTTGATGTACAAGCAAGCTAATATTTCTTTCCCAAAGAATAGACTTGGTTTGGCAAAGGCCATGGGATTG GTTGCAGCATCACACTTGGATACCGTCTTGGAAAAGCTCAAAGACATTCTTGATAATGTTGGCCAAAGTTTCTTTCAAAG GATCCTGTCATTTTTCTCTGACAGAGCTAAAATGGAAGAGTCAGATGATATACATGCTGCTTTGGCACTAATGTATGGCTATGCTGCAAAATATGCACCAACAACAGTTATTGAAGCAAGAATTGATGCGCTAGTG GGGACTAATATGCTTTCACGTCTTCTCCATGTACGCCATCCGACTGCAAAACAGGCTGTTATTACTGCTATTAATTTACTGG GTCAGGCTGTCTACAGTGCTTCTCAATGTGGTGCATCCTTTCCACTGAAAAGAAGAGACCAATTACTTGACTATATATTAACTCTGATGGGCCGAGATGGTGaagatgatttttttgattCTACTCGTGAACTTTTATGTACTCAG TCTCTTGCTTTAAGTGCTTGTACTACGCTGGTTTCAGTGGAGCCAAAGCTCACAACTGAAACAAGAAATCTTGTTTTGAAG GCCACCCTAGGATTTTTTGGTTTACCAAATGATCCTTCTGATGTTGTCAACCCCCTAATTGACAATCTTATTACTCTCTTGTGTACGATTCTTGTTACGGG TGGAGAGGATGGAAGAAGTCGAGCAGAGCAGCTCTTGCATATTTTGAGACAACTTGATCCCTATGTTTCCTCGGCAGTGGAATATCAGAGGGAAAGAGGATGTCGTGCTGCTCATGAGATGCTTCACAAGTTTCGGACACTATGTATTAGTGGATATTGTGCATTTGGCTGCCGAGGAAGTTGCACACATGGCAAGCATGTTGATGCTGTTGTACACCGGAATTATTCTAATTTACCTT CTGCTTTTGTGCTGCCAAGTCGTGATGCACTGTCTTTAGGGGAGAGAATCATGGTTTATCTTCCTCGTTGTGCGGATACAGTTCCTGAAGTTAGAAAGCTTTCTGCACAG ATTCTTGATCTGTTTTTCAGTATATCTCTGTCTCTGCCGAGGCCTGTGAATTCCAATTTGGGGTTGGATTTAGAACTGTCTTATAGTGCTTTGACGTCACTTGAGGATGTTATAGCTATCCTAAGAAGT GATGCTTCTATTGATCCTTCGGAAGTATTCAACCGGGTTGTTTGCTCTGTTAGCATCTTGTTGACTAAAGATGAG AATTTATCAAGCCTCCGAGCAACACCTAACAAAATTTTACAGCTTGCTGCTGCCTTGCATGGTTGCTCGACAGCCATATGTGACAAGGTGAAGCAATCTGCAGAGAGTGGAATCCAAGCTGTAGTTGAGTTTATCACCAAGAGGGGGAATGAGTTGAATGAGACTGATATCTCAAG GACAACACAATCTTTGCTCTCAGCTACAGTGCATGTGTCCGAGAAGTATCTGCGCGAGGAAACTCTTTGTGCT ATCTCGGCTCTTTCTGAGAACACCAGCTCAGGCATTGTGTTCAATGAAGTATTAGCAGCTGCAGGAAGGGATATAACCACCAAAGATGTATCCAGACTACGTGGTGGCTGGCCAATACAGGATGCATTTTAT gcattttcccagcatgttGTACTGTCATATACATTCCTGGAGCATGTGATAGCTATTGTGAATCAGACCCCTCTTCTTAAAGGTGATCTGGGTAGAGGAGAAACTCCCAGTCATTCTGGTGATACTCAGCTGGAGGATGTTTTACAGGCAGCTGTTGTCGCTCTGACGGCGTTCTTCAG AGGAGGTGGTAAAATTGGAAGGAAGGCTGTTGAGCAGAATTATGCTTCAGTCCTTGCGACTCTGGTGCTCCATTTTGGAAGTTGCCATGGCTTAGCCAGTTTTGGTCAACATGAACCACTGCA TTCAATGCTGATAGCGTTTCATGCATTCTGTGATTGTGTTGGTGATCTGGAGATGGGCAAG ATTCTTACTAGGGATGGAAAACATACTGAAAACGAGAAGTGGATAAATGTCGTTGGAGATCTTGCTTGCTGCATTTCCATAAAAAGACCAAAAGAG ATACCATCAATATGTTTGATTGTGAGCAAATCTCTAGAAAGATTTGAAAGATTTCACAGGGAAGCAGCCGCTGCAGCATTGTCAGAGTTTTTGCAGTATAG TGATGGCTTTGGTTCTCTATTAGAGCAGATGGTCGAATTATTATCGCGGCATGTATCAGATGATTCTCCAACTGTTAGGCGCCTCTGTTTAAGAGGGCTTGTTCAG ATGCCATCTATCCACATACTTCAATACACCACTCAAATTCTGGGGGTAATATTGGCTTTACTAGATGACCCGGAGGAATCTGTTCAATTAACTGCAGTGTCATGCTTGCTAATG GTCCTTGAGTCATCTTCTAAAGATGCTGTGGAGCCCATTCTTCTCAACCTTTCAGTTCGACTCCGTAATCTTCAA ATATGCATGAACACAAACATCCGTAGAAACGCATTTGTTGCTTTTGGAGCCCTAAGTGGCTATGCAGTTGGGTCACATCATGAGGCATTTCTTGAACAG GTACACGCTGTCTTCCCGCGTTTGGTTTTGCATCTTCATGATGACGATCTAGGTGTCAGACAGGCCTGCCGG acCACATTCAGGTCTATTGCTCCTCTAATGGAAATTGAGGGAGTTGTTGCCCTTTCCAATACAAATTGGTTTGGTTCTGATCACAG AAGTGACTACGAAGACTTTTTGAGAGATCTTGCCAAACAACTTAGTCAACATTTGGATTCACGTATAGATAGTTATATGGTATCAATAATACAG GCTTTTGATGCTCCATGGCCTGTGGTCCAGGCGAATGCTGTCTATCTGTGTAGCAGCATGCTTGCTCTCTCTGAGGATCAATGTATATCACCTCTCTATTGTAACCAG GTGCTTGGAATGTTGATCAGCAAGATGAGTCGGTCAGCAGATGCAATTGTTAGAGCGACTTGCTCTTCGGCCTTGAGTTTGTTACTCAAATCAGTTAACTTAGCCTCTTGGAAAGCCGTTCGGCTTGAATGA